From a single Nicotiana tomentosiformis chromosome 2, ASM39032v3, whole genome shotgun sequence genomic region:
- the LOC104097922 gene encoding uncharacterized protein, whose translation MAIELCSSDESSIMSPARISFDISQTDYVPVEQHIRSTSSSSSIDFDFCVFRESFDLESSSADELFFDGKILPIEIKRRISSAPLKKIEQRPIPAPPLPPCKNSSNTNTSNILDNGKISSNLKNENSIENKTGGVLESIDEKQSSKSFWRFKRSSSLNCGNGYARTLCPLPLLSRSNSTGSTPSVKRNSSSSKDNLSHKQHSQRHFSKSVSSNNGQKPPLKKVPYNNGVKFSPVLNVPSASLFGLSSFFSSGKEKNKKK comes from the coding sequence ATGGCAATTGAGCTGTGTTCATCTGATGAGTCATCTATAATGAGTCCAGCTCGGATCTCCTTCGATATTTCACAAACAGACTATGTTCCTGTTGAGCAACACATTAGATCAACTTCATCTTCCTCTAgtattgattttgatttttgcgtttttcgcgaAAGCTTTGATCTTGAATCTTCGTCAGCTGATGAGCTTTTCTTTGATGGAAAGATTTTACCAATTGAAATTAAGAGAAGAATTTCGTCTGCTCCACTTAAAAAAATAGAGCAACGTCCAATACCAGCCCCTCCTCTGCCTCCATGCAAGAATAGTAGTAACACTAACACTAGCAATATTCTTGATAATGGCAAAATTAGCTCGAATTTGAAGAATGAAAATTCAATCGAAAATAAAACAGGAGGGGTTCTTGAATCAATAGATGAAAAGCAGAGTTCAAAGTCATTTTGGAGATTCAAGAGAAGTAGTAGCTTAAATTGTGGGAATGGTTATGCAAGAACTTTATGTCCATTGCCACTTTTATCAAGAAGCAATTCAACTGGTTCAACTCCAAGTGTGAAGCGTAATTCGTCATCATCAAAGGATAATTTAAGTCACAAGCAGCATTCTCAGAGACACTTTTCAAAATCAGTGTCATCTAATAATGGTCAAAAGCCTCCATTGAAGAAAGTTCCATACAACAATGGAGTTAAATTCAGCCCAGTACTAAATGTCCCTTCAGCAAGTTTGTTTGGTTTAAGTTCTTTCTTTTCAAGTGGCAAGGAAAAGAACAAGAAGAAGTGA